From one Humulus lupulus chromosome 8, drHumLupu1.1, whole genome shotgun sequence genomic stretch:
- the LOC133795707 gene encoding uncharacterized protein LOC133795707, which translates to MAEDISHIEFLHNDLLVITVQLANRRVRRIIIESGSSVNVLFRSTLENMRPSVADLKVTSMTLNRFLGEGTVVIGTIRLVVTLGDDMRVVAKILEFVVIDFLATYNAILGQPMLMTFEAITSIQQLAMKFPSTSSICTVRGDQLTARECYSITTKEKLQPGQQAMVIIVGNKEPREIEISHGVEEPREGDNKVTQHDNINPILGKDRSELQALDELKEINMVGINPNVMMHTLNLDRNMPAKVQKRRLLGKERLEALEE; encoded by the exons ATGGCAGAGGACATTAGCCACATTGAGTTCTTGCATAATGATCTGCTGGTGATAACCGTTCAGCTTGCCAATCGAAGAGTACGAAGAATAATAATTGAAAGTGGGAGCTCTGtaaatgtgctattcaggtccaccctagaaaatatgAGGCCATCTGTAGCCGATCTTAAGGTGACCTCGATGACCCTAAACAGATTTTTGGGAGAGGGAACAGTAGTCATAGGGACGATTAGGCTTGTAGTGACACTAGGAGATGATATGCGAGTTGTtgctaaaatacttgagttcgttgTAATTGATTTTTTGGCtacctacaatgcaattttgggacaACCCATGTTGATGACTTTTGAAGCTATCACCTCAATCCAACAAttagcaatgaagttcccctcaacctcaAGTATATGTACTGTAAGAGGAGATCAGCTTACTGCTAGAGAATGTTATAGCATTACTACGAAGGAAAAATTACAACCTgggcagcaagcgatggtcatCATTGTGGGGAATAAGGAGCCTCGGGAAATAGAAATTTCCCATGGGGTGGAAGAACCTCGGGAAGGAGATAACAAGGTCACCCAACATGATAACATTAATCCGATATTAGGCAAAGATAGGTCTGAGCTCCAAGCATTGGACGAGCTCAAGGAAATCA atatggtgggaatcaatccaaatGTTATGATGCATACTTTGAATCTAGACAGGAATATGCCTGCAAAGGTACAGaaacgaaggcttttggggaaggaACGATTAGAAGCTTTAGAAGAATAA